From the genome of Lineus longissimus chromosome 8, tnLinLong1.2, whole genome shotgun sequence, one region includes:
- the LOC135492500 gene encoding ankyrin repeat and KH domain-containing protein mask-1-like — translation MAVSRSPCTEKDGQKRSSVCQVDAETDEDIISEALFESATFSKEPISCRANRIGQMLSEQFGKLEKKSRSQVHGDLTSRIALTERCIRDSLIERLAEHSGGLRQRMHLDELENCMITALRVNDKRLMVRLLNLGASPDKAGDINLLVFACRKGRKSAVEILVNHGANVNIEPKYTKFWGTPLIAAVMQDDLDMVNILLDKGADVNQLMGNPFFAGAASALMQACEYGRYRIVDELLSRGADVRQTNCEGMGVIHITILGRLNKDTIRIVDLLLLNDADVNSQYFNGRTPLDETLLRLAAEENKPHQCGHSVPILTRIACRLIGAGGTLRSISLQSYLMPLCRRLCSWMVPLQPCLVELVRTYIKAGLMTWSEIRSLHLQVRGTDLILIEQYLEKFLRCGYYTLQEIARIQLRRGMGGGNIGSHTIQLPRHLVDYVLLKDI, via the coding sequence ATGGCTGTGAGCAGATCACCGTGCACAGAAAAAGATGGTCAGAAGCGATCAAGCGTTTGCCAGGTCGACGCAGAAACTGATGAAGACATTATTTCGGAAGCCCTATTCGAGAGTGCAACGTTTTCAAAAGAGCCTATTTCATGCCGAGCGAACAGGATTGGGCAGATGTTGTCCGAACAGTTTGGAAAGCTGGAAAAAAAGAGCAGGAGCCAGGTCCACGGGGATTTGACGAGCCGGATCGCCCTCACGGAACGATGTATCCGGGACTCGTTGATTGAACGTCTAGCGGAACATAGTGGTGGTTTGAGGCAACGAATGCACTTGGACGAACTGGAAAACTGTATGATCACAGCTCTTCGTGTTAACGATAAAAGGCTTATGGTGAGACTTCTTAACCTTGGGGCTTCACCGGACAAAGCGGGGGATATCAATCTCTTGGTGTTTGCCTGTCGCAAAGGCAGAAAGTCGGCGGTTGAAATACTCGTCAACCACGGTGCGAATGTTAACATTGAGCCGAAATATACGAAGTTCTGGGGTACACCTTTGATTGCTGCGGTCATGCAGGATGACCTTGACATGGTGAATATACTCTTGGACAAAGGAGCTGATGTCAATCAGCTGATGGGTAACCCGTTTTTTGCGGGCGCTGCTTCTGCGCTAATGCAAGCTTGCGAGTATGGGAGGTACCGCATAGTTGACGAACTTCTTTCGAGGGGCGCGGACGTCCGTCAAACAAACTGCGAGGGAATGGGTGTAATTCATATAACAatcttaggcaggttgaacaaAGACACTATACGTATCGTAGACTTGTTACTGCTAAATGACGCTGATGTCAACTCCCAATATTTCAATGGGAGGACTCCTTTGGATGAAACTCTACTGAGACTTGCCGCGGAGGAAAACAAACCGCACCAGTGTGGACACTCTGTGCCTATATTAACGCGCATAGCCTGCAGGTTAATTGGGGCTGGAGGGACGTTGCGTTCCATATCACTCCAATCGTACCTCATGCCTTTATGTAGACGCCTCTGCTCCTGGATGGTTCCGCTACAGCCCTGCCTAGTCGAACTTGTTAGGACTTATATAAAAGCAGGTCTGATGACCTGGTCAGAAATACGTAGTCTGCATCTTCAAGTTCGAGGAACAGATCTTATCTTAATTGAGCAATATCTTGAAAAATTTCTTAGGTGTGGTTATTACACGTTACAGGAAATCGCTCGCATCCAGCTCAGGAGAGGAATGGGCGGCGGAAATATCGGATCACACACAATCCAACTACCACGTCATCTTGTGGACTACGTTTTGCTAAAAGACATTTGA